Proteins encoded in a region of the Watersipora subatra chromosome 5, tzWatSuba1.1, whole genome shotgun sequence genome:
- the LOC137397390 gene encoding uncharacterized protein yields MPKVLSTERRAIILHLHKQQKTQRHIAAEVGCSQKAVYTAVKTWTSNGSLKPTYSAGRPKKTAIREDRYLVRRSLADRHLNNTQLCKEIKDNRDIEIHPSTVGRRLLANGLKGCKARRKLLVSEK; encoded by the coding sequence ATGCCTAAAGTGTTATCTACAGAGAGAAGAGCCATCATTCTGCACCTTCACAAACAGCAAAAGACCCAAAGACATATAGCTGCGGAAGTTGGTTGTTCTCAGAAGGCAGTCTACACAGCAGTCAAGACTTGGACCTCCAATGGCAGTCTTAAACCCACCTACTCTGCTGGACGACCCAAGAAGACGGCTATCCGTGAAGATCGGTACCTTGTACGAAGATCCCTCGCTGACAGACACCTGAACAATACTCAACTTTGTAAGGAGATCAAGGacaacagagatattgagatCCACCCCAGTACAGTGGGAAGAAGACTGCTTGCAAATGGTTTGAAAGGCTGCAAGGCAAGGCGCAAGCTCTTAGTTTCTGAGAAATAG